In Vigna unguiculata cultivar IT97K-499-35 chromosome 3, ASM411807v1, whole genome shotgun sequence, a single genomic region encodes these proteins:
- the LOC114176513 gene encoding phosphatidylinositol/phosphatidylcholine transfer protein SFH13-like: MSGVEEGGGVEAENWEEERRRSRIGSLKKKAINASSRFTHSLKKRGKRKIDFRVPIEDVRDAKEESAVQELRQRLLQKGFMPPTHDDYHALLRFLKARDFNIEKTMQMWEEMLIWRKEFGTDAILQDFEFEELEEVLQHYPQGYHGVDKEGRPVYIERLGKAHPSRLMRITTIDRYLKYHVQEFERALQEKFPACSIAAKRRISSTTTILDVQGLGIKNFSPTAASLLAAIAKIDNSYYPETLHRMYIINAGLGFKKMLWPAAQKFLDAKTIAKIQVLEPKSTCKLLDIIDSSQLPEILGGSCTCPGEGGCLRSSKGPWNDPDIMKVVHNVEGTSVRENTQMSNEHQNSDSFWIRSQKGQCSDTSTADSGSDLEDSFSSISQSRFTFPRLAPVHEEVRVADNFYSCCDDRASAAEKVLESDEFHITRGQSLQNDDTANTSCMENAEDAGTSVRSWFSFVKEKVEQTNILNVSRVLIYFLERLVMFFRSLRLEFWRTQNNIYPSVAMEHENKNLTEAGETLSERNHILQCTQRLEILEKTFGELSHKPAGIPLEKEQMLMSSLDRIKSVEFDLEKTKRVLHATVMKQFEIAELVENLRASKSQVNCFSVHI, encoded by the exons ATGTCAG GGGTGGAAGAAGGAGGTGGTGTTGAAGCTGAGAATTGGGAAGAGGAGAGAAGAAGGTCCAGAATTGGAAGCTTGAAGAAGAAGGCCATAAACGCGTCTTCCAGATTCACGCACTCGCTTAAGAAACGAGGGAAGAGGAAGATAGACTTCAGGGTTCCCATTGAGGATGTGAGAGACGCGAAAGAGGAATCTGCGGTGCAGGAATTGCGTCAGAGACTGCTGCAGAAGGGATTCATGCCTCCCACCCATGATGATTATCATGCATTGTTaag GTTTCTTAAAGCAAGAGACTTTAACATTGAGAAGACAATGCAGATGTGGGAAGAAATGCTAATTTGGAGAAAAGAATTTGGAACTGACGCCATCCTTCAG GATTTTGAATTTGAAGAGCTGGAAGAAGTGTTGCAGCATTACCCTCAAGGGTATCATGGAGTTGATAAGGAAGGTAGACCAGTTTACATTGAAAGGCTTGGGAAAGCTCATCCAAGTAGGTTGATGCGTATCACCACAATAGATAGATATTTGAAATATCATGTCCAAGAGTTCGAGAGGGCTCTGCAAGAAAAATTTCCAGCATGTTCCATTGCAGCCAAAAGAAGGATTTCATCAACCACAACAATTTTGGACGTACAGGGCTTG GGAATAAAAAATTTCTCTCCTACTGCTGCAAGTCTATTAGCTGCCATAGCAAAAATAGACAACAGTTACTATCCTGAG ACATTACATCGAATGTATATCATCAATGCTGGTCTCGGCTTTAAGAAGATGCTTTGGCCTGCTGCACAGAAATTTCTTGATGCGAAAACCATTGCAAAGATACAG GTTCTGGAACCTAAGTCTACTTGTAAATTACTGGATATCATTGACTCTAG CCAGTTGCCAGAAATTTTAGGTGGGTCATGTACATGTCCTGGAGAAGGTGGATGTCTTAGATCTAGTAAAGGGCCATGGAATGATCCTGATATCATGAAG GTGGTTCATAATGTGGAGGGAACATCTGTGAGAGAAAACACCCAAATGTCCAATGAACATCAGAATTCAGATTCTTTCTGGATACGCTCCCAGAAG GGACAGTGCAGCGATACATCAACTGCAGATTCTGGGTCAGATCTTGAGGATTCTTTTTCCTCCATCAGTCAAAGCAGATTCACTTTTCCTCGTTTAGCTCCAGTTCATGAAGAA GTTAGAGTAGCAGATAACTTCTACAGTTGTTGTGATGATAGAGCTTCTGCAGCTGAGAAAGTGCTCGAAAGTGATGAGTTTCACATTACTCGGGGCCAATCACTGCAAAATGATGATACAGCGAACACTTCTTGTATGGAAAATGCAGAAGATGCAG GTACTTCAGTCAGAAGTTGGTTCAGCTTTGTTAAGGAAAAAGTGGAGCAAACAAATATCTTAAATGTGTCGAGGGTGCTTATCTACTTTTTGGAAAGATTGGTGATGTTCTTCCGCAGTTTAAGATTAGAATTTTGGAGAACACAGAACAATATTTACCCTTCTGTTGCCATGGAGCATGAAAACAAAAACCTCACAGAAGCTGGTGAAACACTCTCTGAACGAAATCATATTCTTCAATGTACTCAACGTCTTGAGATATTGGAAAAAACATTTGGGGAACTTAGCCACAAACCTGCTGGCATACCTTTGGAGAAGGAGCAAATGCTTATGAGTTCCTTGGATAGAATTAAAAGTGTTGAGTTTGACCTTGAAAAGACTAAGAGG GTGCTTCATGCTACAGTGATGAAGCAGTTTGAGATTGCAGAGCTGGTGGAGAATTTGAGGGCATCAAAGAGTCAAGTAAATTGCTTTTCG GTCCATATATGA